From Longimicrobium sp.:
CGAAAGCAGGAACTCGCCGATGGACGGCTCCAGCGTGAAGCCGTGCACCCCGTTCCCTGTGGTGTACACCAGCATCGTCGACGAGCCGTACACCACGTACCCGGCCGCCACCTGGCTGTACCCCGGCTGCAGGCAGTCCTGCGCGCAGCCGCGCGGGTGGTCGCTCACCTTGCGGTGCACCGAGAAGATGGTGCCCACGCTGACGTTGGCCTCGATGTTCGACGACCCGTCCAGCGGATCGAAGAGCACGCAGTACTTGCCCGTCGGGAAGCGGTCGGGGATGGGGATGAAGTCCGCCACCTCTTCCGACGCCATGCCGCACAGGTGCCCCGTGTGGTCCAGCGCCTTGAAGATCACCTCGTGGGCATACTCGTCGAGCTTCTTCACCTCTTCGCCCTGTACGTTCACCTCGCCGGTGTAGCCCAGCACGTCGGCCAGGCCGGCGCGTCGCACCTCGCGGGCGATCATCTTGGCCGCGAAGGCGATGTCGTACAGGATGTTGGAAAACGCGCCCGTCGCTTCCGGGAACTGGCGCTCGGCCTCGATGATGTGACGCTCGATGGTCACCAGGGACTTGCTGGTCACGCCTTCCTCGCGGGTGCGGATTTCCGTTGCAATGCGGCAAACTCCTTCTGCCGCGCGTACGCTTCTACTTCGTACGGGTTCTTCCGATACCCGTGCCGCAGCGCTTGGCCGCAGTACTTCAGCGGGAACAGCGGGTCGTCGTTCCACTGCCGCACGTGCACCAGCTCGTGCACGATCAGGTCTGGGGCGATGGGCCGGTCCGCGTCGAACAGGATGGTGCGCCGCAGCGTCACCGCCCCCGCGCGCTTCGTGCCGCCACCCATGAACACCCCACCGATGGCCGGGATCAGCCGGTTGAGGCGGATCACCACGCCGGGCGGCACCGGGTAGGGAAGCTCCGCATCCGGCACCCGCGGCCCCAGCAGGCGGTCGGCGATGCGCGCTACCAGGCTCACGGTACCCTCCGCCACGACGCCCCGCCCTCTTCCACGACA
This genomic window contains:
- the fbp gene encoding class 1 fructose-bisphosphatase, whose translation is MTSKSLVTIERHIIEAERQFPEATGAFSNILYDIAFAAKMIAREVRRAGLADVLGYTGEVNVQGEEVKKLDEYAHEVIFKALDHTGHLCGMASEEVADFIPIPDRFPTGKYCVLFDPLDGSSNIEANVSVGTIFSVHRKVSDHPRGCAQDCLQPGYSQVAAGYVVYGSSTMLVYTTGNGVHGFTLEPSIGEFLLSHPDIRIPSPGQRIFSVNEGNYMKWSSQQRGLVDYLKGLDGTNPKPFSARYIGSLVADFHRNLLYGGMFMYPADDKNPNGKLRLLYEAAPLAMIAEHAGGRASTGTSRIMDIEPRSLHERTPLYIGSADQVEIAERFLAGTPGAGMEAALEPLAAGV